TGGGCGCGTAGGGCATCTAAATCGCCATCAgacatttttgtttatatttaaatattaactTTTGTTAGAGAATCGAACAATTTTGTCGGTATTAATAGCATGAAGCACGCAAAAGTGTGACAGCGGGTAGTATCGATATATATGAGTACCTATCGATAGATCAACAATCGACTCATAATTGCGTAGTGCAGAAAGGGAAGCACCGcagagaaagaaaataaaaattagaaAAGTGTACAACTAATAGAGTGCATCTCTTGCCTAAATATGTCTGCACCGCTGGAGAACCTGGAGACGCAGCTGGAGATGTTCATTGAGAATGTGCGGCAGATACGCATAATCGTCAGCGACTTCCAGCCGCAGGGTCAGAACGTCCTCAACCAGAAAATGTAAGACATGTCAATGGAAATGAAGCGACACACAATACACTCTACTCTTTCTTTTCTGTGGAACCTGTAGCAACAGCCTGGTCACCGGCCTGCAGGAGATCGACAAACTGCGCAACCAGGTACAGGACGTGTATGTGCCCTTCGAGGTGTTCTTCGACTACATCGACCAGGACAAGAATCCGCAGCTCTACACCAAGGACTGCGTGGAGAAGGCCCTGGCCAAGAACGAGGAGGTCAAGGGCAAGATCGAGAGCCTCAAGAAGTTCAAATCGAATCTGCTGCTCGAGCTGTACAAGACGTTTCCCAACGAAATGAATAGCTATCGTGCGTACAGAAAGGACTCCATGTGAAGAGTCCCATCCTCTAACCCTAAGCCCTGAAAACCATGTAGTTTTGTAAGCCTAACgtatttcaataaattttatacatatatacacgaATTTTGTCCAATTTCATTTCCAATTGTTGGTTACtttgtgttctgttctttAAGCCTGCCTTTGGGTCGTGTTTTCCAGTGTCCGTCGCATTGTTGTAACAGGATTCCGGGTGCCGGGTCGGATTTCAAGAACCCCATTTTGCAAAAAAATTTCCGAAGGCTCCTGTGGCGCAATTGGTTAGCGCACGGTACTTATAATCAGTATTCAGTGTCTATGAGCAATGCCGGGGTTGTGAGTTCGAGCCTCACCTGGAGCAAGTTGTATGTGCCGCGTTGGCActttttttgtcttttgcatctttctcttcttgtttttcttttctttcgggTCTTTTCTAAGCACTTTTGCATTTAAcgaatattattttaataattataagtggaaaaaataatttaataaagtttttgaataaaagcCCTCATCTCAGTATGCTGCGTTGTACAGCACTACTCTTACTTTAAGTGCGTGGCCAGACCAGTGGAAAATACTCGAACAGCTGactattgtttttatttgcacaaaCTTGTGTAATACAAAGCTTGTGTTTGCGAGAGCCCTTTTGTTTATGGTTAAGTATGCGTTCTGTGGTTGGTGTTCTGAAAAGTGCATTGAtagcaacaaattttgctggAAGTGCCAGAGTGAGAGTGCCATATGGTGTAGTAGCTAGGCGGAAATTCGGAGACGCCGCCTCCACCGCGACGCCGGCTTGCTGGAATTGCGAAAAGAAGTCGGTGCTGAAGCAGCACATGATCTGCTCGGAGTGCGGACACCTGCAGGATGTAGATGCGGCCATAGTGAGTAGATAGCTAGCTATCCATGGATGGCAGACTGACAGACTGGCAGGCTATAAACAGCTTCGTTTTCGATCGTTTTAGAACTACTTTGAGCTGCTGAGCTTTCCCACAAACTTCAACCTGGAGGGGCAGCAACTGACACAGCGTTTCCGCCAGCTACAGACCCTGGTGCATCCGGACAAGTTCAGCAACAAGTGAGTCCCAATCAGCAGCGATCAGCAACCCAATCAAATTGGCTTTCCTTTCCCCCCTTCGCCCCTCGCCGAGCAGAACCTCTCGAGAGCAAACCAATTCCGCGGACTGGAGCTCCCTCATAAACAAGGCCTACAAGACACTCGCCATGCCGATAGAGCGCGGACAGtacctgctgcagctggagggcCAGCAGATGCCGCAGGACAATAGTACGCTCAACAAGGAGTTCCTTATGGCCATGATGGAGCGCAacgaggaggtggaggaggcggaggacaGCACGGAGCTCGACAAACTCAATGCACAGATTGTCCGGGAACTGGAGGCCCTGGTCCAAAAGCTGGGCATTCAATTCGAGGCCAAGGACCTGGCCAGCGTCAagggcaccctcgtggagatGAAGTATCTGCTGAGCATCCAGGCGAGCATcaagcagaagcaacaaagcCTGTTGGGCGGCAGCTGAAGACTCGATATTCCAGTCTCGGGAGCAATCGATAACCGAAACACACCTCTGCCTGCCGACCAGCTGATTGGAAAAGTGGCCAAAAAACAACCTAAGAAGAAGAAACCAATAAACTAAGCTATAAACAAATATCGGCAAATAAAATTCGCCATGTAATTAGTGACAATGACATATGGTAGTCGATGACTAACTAGTTTTTATCGCATCCGTTAACTGGCATAACTGTTGCTtcaactgttgctgttgctgtgggaGAATGCCCGTTGAGTGTGGCTTAAAGCGCAGGGCCCTCAGAGTCTGAGTTTGTTCTTCCCCCGCATCGAGCGCTGCCTGTACCCGGATCCGAATAGAACGAAACCCTTGCACCCTCGACGACAGTAAACAGTACGAGTACTAGTACGGGTACGGGttcgggtacgggtacgggtacgggtaatGTAATCAATTAATCGCAGCGCTATCTATTGGACTGAAATCAGAAGCGGTAAGAGCGGAGGGTAGGGAGGAGAGGGAAGCCCTCGTGCAGCCCCTGTTGTCGCGTCATCGAGCGATTGTTTACCCACAAATGTGCTGTCTATAAATTTGAGTGTGCTCGCCATAGCATTGGGCAGTTCTTGGTCAACGCTGAAGGCGCTCACACGACACACGACAGAATAGAATACAATGCGCATTATAATGCATAGACTTGCATTCGGCTGTCTGCTGGTTCTGGGTAGCCTCCTTGTGGCAGCTTCGGCGAACAGTTCCCCTGTGATTGGTGTGCTCACGCAGGAGGTCTACACGGATGGATTGATTTCGCGACATTTCGAGAACAAAACCAGCTACATAGCCGCCTCGTATGTCAAGTATCTGGAGGGTGCTGGTGCCCGAGTGGTGCCCATTTGGTGAGTGgaccacagacacagatactctCCATTTGAAAAGAGATCTTATCGTGGCGGTGGAAATCCCAGAACCTACGATAAGATTGAGAGGAGACAAACGTGTTTATTTGTAGAACAGAAATACGTTAATATACGCGAAAAGCTAAACGATAAGATTGctgaaaatgtaattaataaacCATTTTCTTGATATCTCGAAAGGATTGGACGCAATCGCAGCTACTACGAAGATCTCATGCACAAGATAAACGGGTGAGTGACTGGCCAAAATGATGATCATGCTTACAATCAAAAAGTATATCAACGAATTCCTCCTCTCCATAAATCATCGATGTCTAGGGTTCTCCTGCCTGGAGGTGCAACGTGGTTCAACCAGAGCAATGGCTACGCCGACGCGGGGGAACATCTCATCCAATTGGCAGTGCAACTGAATGACAATGGCACCTTTATGCCCGTCTGGGGCACTTGTCTGGGCATGGAGCTGCTGGTCTACAAGCTGGCCAATGGCACCGACCATCGCATCAGTTGCCGGGCATCTGGCATGGCCCTGCCCATTGTGTTCAAAGAAGGTACATTCCAATCAATCAACCCTTCTCTGATAAACTGATCGAACTCATCGAACAATCGGCATGCTTTGATCCCTCGTCTCGATAGATTACAAGCAGAGTCGTCTGTTCAATGCCAGCAGGGAGGATGTTGTGGCTGTGATGGTCGCGAATAATGTCACCTATCACTACCATCAGTTCTGCTACACAGAGGCGGACTTTGTGCGGGATAAGCTGAACCAGTCGTGGCGCGTGGTATCCCTGAACAACGACCTGGACGGCGTCGAGTTCATCTCCACCATGGAGCATCTGAAGTATCCCTTCTACGGCGTTCAGTTTCATCCGGAGAAGCCGCTCTACGAGTTCGTGCGGTCGAGCATTCCCCACTCGGCCGCGGCGGTGCTGAGTGGGCAGTACCTCGCCGACTTCTTTGTGAACGAGGCCCGCCGGAGCCCCCAGACCTTCGCCAATGAAACGGAGCAGGCGCGGATGCTCATCTACAACTACAAGCCGGAGTATACCTCGATACTGGGCTCCTCGTATGTCCAGCAATATCTGTTCAACAACAAGGAAATGCAACTGGAGGAGGTTGGTTCCGAGGGGGGAGATGATGGGGACGACTCGCCCAGCTACTATCCCGGCAATGCGtacggaaatggaaatggagctgCTGCACTCCTCTCCATCGGCAGTGGCCCCCTCCTCGTTCTTCTGGCAATGGGACTGTTTTCAATTGACTTCTGATTTCCCTTGAATTCAGCTTGCAGGCCATGCAGCAGTGCGTTTTAATTCAGGGAAATTCGCAATCCGAAAGACTGTGCTCCTCTGCGCTCTCTCCTCGCATTCTCCTTCAACGCCATGCCACACCACTAGCCCGATTATTCTGCCCTTGCTTGGAAGTCGCGTCAAGTGgattttttaattacaacACTTGTGCTCACTCGACTACAGAATGCACTTTGTTAACTGAAATTAcagctgtttgttttgtttggatAAGGGGGAGGGCATCACCAGGAATGCGCAGATCCCCGCTCGAAAATGCCAAAGAGGAGGCCGGCTTTAAGATATGTATTATTTCTCTTCTTACCACCATCCCAGCGATCTTGACAGCGGGATATACAATGTACACACATGCCATAGTATGCTCGAGGCGCCTGATTCGTATGGGGATGTATAGGGAGAGACTTACTCGCACTTTGACGAGCGCGAGAGAAtttagaaagagaagaaagaaCACGCGATTGCAATGCACTCACAACCCACTCCAACTCACTCGCACCAACAGCTGATCTCGCCGTGCAGTGGGAGAGAGCTGGgaggagagagcagagcaatTGGCAAAAGTAGCTAACGAGAGAGGATGAGTGGTGAGGGGAGAGCCGATTGGGAAGAAGAGCACGAGAGCATGGACTATGAACGGTCTCGCTTGTACCGCTCTCGCATTAATTTTTTCGCCAGGTCCACACGTGCGCTCGCTCCGCTTTCCGGGCCATTAAAACCGTTAAAATATcggaaattaaaaatttccaaaaatagTTTGTTCATGGAAggaaaaatgtttgcaaaatgaaggccagtggcagcggcgggGCAAAAGGCAGAgtggcgcaaaaaaaaaaaacaaaaaataagctTAAAATGCATTATCCATTTGATATGGATATTGttcgatatatatacatataagcaTATTATGACATCACTTTTTGTTTCGTTCGTTCACGGGCAGAGCAGCTGCGGCGCTCTCATTCCAAGGTGTCTCTCTTGCAGGGCGAGGCATTCCGAGTGCCTGCCCAaaatacaagatacaagatacaaccTGTGCTCGGAATAATCGGAATAATATTTCTTTGAACGTGTGCCTTTACGTTTTCGGTTCGGATCAGAAAATATGTCGTCGGCGtagggcaacaacaaaaatgcagcAAGGAGCACGCTTATGGGTCCAAAGAGATGAgaagttttgtttttgaggTAAGTTTTTGTTCGCACTCTTTGCGACCTGCTTGAGTTTTTCGCTCTTAATTTTCTGAGGAATGTTCATAAAGTTTTATAATAGTTTGTGGgtgttttttaataataatttcttGTTTACGACTTTAGCGACGGACTCTGCTCTCTCGCTATGCCGCTCTCTCTTGCATATATATGGTCCTAGGTCCTCCCTTGGTCCTAGGCTTTGCGGCTTTGATTGCCGAACACCCTCTAAGCTCGTCGCCACAACAGCCACTCTTCGTTACCCGATTTatcaaatatacataaatatatatacccaTTCATACCGTACCCTCATTTATGTGAATGCACAGGCCAGATGGGCTTTAGCTTACAGCAGAGCTTCTAAGGAGAGAAGAAGACTAAGAAGACTTGACTCCTCCTCACGTACATAtagtaattttaatttaaactaTATGGAAACTATATTTGTTTATCTAAAATTCATATAAATCGAATTCCAAATATTAacataaattaacaaaatattaacaTATACAATGTAAACTCACGGAACACCGGTTCCATTGAAGGCCAAGCATACGTACATAGGTGGCCATTTATAAAGGGCGGAAGAGTTATCAATTCGATATTGTCGAGATGTGCGAGAGCTCGCCTTGTCATGATGGATAAATGATCTCCGAAGACCTCCGGCAAAAAATTATTATCACTGTTTACTTGCTCTACCGGCTCTTATGCATATATCCATGATTCACGATTTAGTAAAGAACTTTTGAAGCACCTCGGTGCTTATCTCACGATATGTCACATGTTGATCTGGCACTATCGGTTAAGACTTGCACCAAAATTCGGAAGTTATATGAAACGCAAAACACAATCAAAAacgtatataaaatataccataCACGATAGATATGCAGAATGTGTCTCTTTTGGGCGCAAACACTAATTTGCAGGGCTCTCCAACGCCCGACAGCATACGGATTTTGTGCTATCTACTATACCAAGACAAAGGTCAGCAGGAGAGCAGCTTTGGACAGCACGGGCTCTTTCTCCAAGACGCACGCATTTCCATATGCGCGAAATGCATTGGAAGCCCATCGATCGCACTTGCTTAGATTTCTCAGTCGTGTTTTGGCTCTTCGAGAAATCAGAACACTTgggaaacaaataaaacacacaaaggCACAGAGACATGTTCGCAAATTCGGAATCCCCCAAGGCCACCCCCTGCATTGGGATAATGTGCATCGACGTGGCGCAGTGGCTGGAGGCCGAGTACGGCAAGAAGTGGCACAGTTATCTGGCGGCCTCATACGTGAAGCAGCTGGAGGCCGCGGGGGCGCACGTTGTGCCCGTCTGGTAAGTGGGGAAGATCCCGGCGAACATAAACAACAAATCGCAGAATCGAGTGAAAAGTGCAGCTGCCTCGATTTTTGGTCCGCGTCCAACCGCCTCCCGTGTGGGCGGAGTGCCAAACGCTTTGGGCTATGAAATGAGAAAGAGAAAGATGAGAGCGCACTATTTCATCGTTTCACTTTCGTTTGCCGCTCTCAACCTGCTCTCTATATCGTTATCGATATAGAATCGAACTGAAATTGATCAACGATAGAACACATTAATCGATGCATGCGATGCGGTGCTCCTTTCAGGATTGGCCACAATCGTTCCTACTACGACTCGCTGATGAATCAACTGAACGGCATCCTCCTGCCCGGCGGGGCCGTCTTCATCGATGAGGCCGACAGGCAGTCGCGGCCCGACCTGACCAACGACTGTGTCCGAACGGCGGATCTCATCTACCAGCTGGCCATGGAGCGGAACAACGGGGCCGGCGACCCCGAGGGATACTTTCCGCTGTGGGGCACGTGCCTGGgcatgcagctgctgctgatcaaCGCCGCCCAGAGCACCAAGGTGCGCACCAAGTGCCAGTCAATGAGGCAGGCCCTGCCCGTGTGCCTCACCGAGGACTACCGCCAGTCGAAGCTGTTCATGGAGCTGCCGGAGGAGTGCTTCGCCAGCCACCAGCACGGCTACTGCATCACCAGGGAGAGCCTGCAGGAGTACGGCCTGACCGCCGAATGGCAGCCCCTGGCCCTGCAGAAGGACCCCGCTGGCTGCGAGTTCGTCAGCCTCATCGAGCACCGGCGCTTCCCCATCTTCGGCTGCCAGTTCCACCCGGAGCGGGCCGCCTTCGAGCAGCTCTACGCCTGCGAGGACACCAGCAGCCAGGCCCATTCCCGCGAGGGCATCGAGCTCTCCGAGCGCCTGGCCGGCCGCTTCGTCGACGCCTGCCGCCGCAACCGGAACCGATTCGCCAGCGCGGAGGCCAAGTCGCGGCATCTCATCTGGAACTGGCAGCCCGAGTTCTGTGGCAAGCACAAGGGCTCCAACTGGCTGCAGTGCTACCTCTTCGAGAAGGACGTGGCCTATCCGAAGTAGGAAGCGAGAGGACATATTGAAGATACTCAAAGCAAATGCTGTTCCATATACTAgccaataaattaataaagctTTGCCTTTTGGCCCTTTTCTCAGTTACTCTCTCCTACTTTCCACTCTTCTCGCTCGCTTTTCCCCACGCATTTTCCGCCTCATGCAGATTCCACTCTGTACTTTTCCGTTTGATTTTTGTGCTTTTCGTTTTTAAGAATTTTCCACTGATGGAAATGTACGCCTTCTTCTGTTTTTCACTCTCGc
The sequence above is a segment of the Drosophila pseudoobscura strain MV-25-SWS-2005 chromosome X, UCI_Dpse_MV25, whole genome shotgun sequence genome. Coding sequences within it:
- the MED10 gene encoding mediator of RNA polymerase II transcription subunit 10, whose product is MSAPLENLETQLEMFIENVRQIRIIVSDFQPQGQNVLNQKINSLVTGLQEIDKLRNQVQDVYVPFEVFFDYIDQDKNPQLYTKDCVEKALAKNEEVKGKIESLKKFKSNLLLELYKTFPNEMNSYRAYRKDSM
- the Hsc20 gene encoding iron-sulfur cluster co-chaperone protein HscB, yielding MRSVVGVLKSALIATNFAGSARVRVPYGVVARRKFGDAASTATPACWNCEKKSVLKQHMICSECGHLQDVDAAINYFELLSFPTNFNLEGQQLTQRFRQLQTLVHPDKFSNKTSREQTNSADWSSLINKAYKTLAMPIERGQYLLQLEGQQMPQDNSTLNKEFLMAMMERNEEVEEAEDSTELDKLNAQIVRELEALVQKLGIQFEAKDLASVKGTLVEMKYLLSIQASIKQKQQSLLGGS
- the l(3)72Dp gene encoding gamma-glutamyl hydrolase, encoding MRIIMHRLAFGCLLVLGSLLVAASANSSPVIGVLTQEVYTDGLISRHFENKTSYIAASYVKYLEGAGARVVPIWIGRNRSYYEDLMHKINGVLLPGGATWFNQSNGYADAGEHLIQLAVQLNDNGTFMPVWGTCLGMELLVYKLANGTDHRISCRASGMALPIVFKEDYKQSRLFNASREDVVAVMVANNVTYHYHQFCYTEADFVRDKLNQSWRVVSLNNDLDGVEFISTMEHLKYPFYGVQFHPEKPLYEFVRSSIPHSAAAVLSGQYLADFFVNEARRSPQTFANETEQARMLIYNYKPEYTSILGSSYVQQYLFNNKEMQLEEVGSEGGDDGDDSPSYYPGNAYGNGNGAAALLSIGSGPLLVLLAMGLFSIDF
- the l(3)72Dr gene encoding gamma-glutamyl hydrolase, whose translation is MFANSESPKATPCIGIMCIDVAQWLEAEYGKKWHSYLAASYVKQLEAAGAHVVPVWIGHNRSYYDSLMNQLNGILLPGGAVFIDEADRQSRPDLTNDCVRTADLIYQLAMERNNGAGDPEGYFPLWGTCLGMQLLLINAAQSTKVRTKCQSMRQALPVCLTEDYRQSKLFMELPEECFASHQHGYCITRESLQEYGLTAEWQPLALQKDPAGCEFVSLIEHRRFPIFGCQFHPERAAFEQLYACEDTSSQAHSREGIELSERLAGRFVDACRRNRNRFASAEAKSRHLIWNWQPEFCGKHKGSNWLQCYLFEKDVAYPK